One window of the Conexibacter sp. SYSU D00693 genome contains the following:
- a CDS encoding secondary thiamine-phosphate synthase enzyme YjbQ — MWAQHRIELAPRPRGFHLVTDEVLRGVPELGEVRVGLLHLLIQHTSASLTLNENASPDVRRDFETWVNASVPEEFAWTHTLEGPDDMPAHVKASLMGPSLTLPVRDGRPALGTWQGIYLCEHRDRGGSRAVVATLHGEG, encoded by the coding sequence ATGTGGGCCCAGCACCGGATCGAGCTCGCGCCCCGGCCCCGCGGGTTCCACCTGGTGACCGACGAGGTGCTGCGGGGCGTCCCCGAGCTGGGCGAGGTGCGGGTCGGGCTCCTGCACCTGCTCATCCAGCACACGTCGGCGTCGCTGACGCTCAACGAGAACGCGTCGCCCGACGTGCGGCGCGACTTCGAGACGTGGGTGAACGCCTCGGTGCCCGAGGAGTTCGCCTGGACGCACACGCTCGAGGGTCCCGACGACATGCCCGCGCACGTCAAGGCGTCGCTCATGGGACCGTCGCTGACGCTGCCGGTGCGCGACGGCCGGCCGGCGCTGGGCACGTGGCAGGGCATCTACCTCTGCGAGCACCGCGACCGCGGCGGGTCGCGGGCGGTCGTCGCCACCCTCCACGGCGAGGGCTAG
- a CDS encoding peptidase E translates to MTDREPTIFAMGGGGFTSTPGDPALDALVLELCRDTPEPRVLFLPTASGDPREQIAAFHATFGDRCRATHLSLFRLHGSKRPLRDVVLSQDAVYVGGGSMRNMLAIWRAHGLDGILHEAWERGIVLAGLSAGAMCWFEGGVTMSGGPPEPYEGLGFLSGSLSVHADGEPARLPVYLESVKSGRLPGGWACDDGVGLVLKGDTVERIVSARPGSTALRVDAVGGELVRRRHQPELLGVPVGPERVVPDDIREFRAMRHRGGR, encoded by the coding sequence ATGACCGACCGCGAGCCCACGATCTTCGCCATGGGCGGCGGCGGCTTCACGTCGACGCCAGGGGACCCCGCGCTCGACGCGCTGGTCCTCGAGCTGTGCCGCGACACGCCCGAGCCGCGCGTGCTCTTCCTGCCGACCGCCTCCGGCGACCCGCGCGAGCAGATCGCCGCCTTCCACGCGACCTTCGGCGACCGCTGCCGCGCCACGCACCTCTCGCTCTTCCGCCTGCACGGCTCCAAGCGCCCGCTGCGCGACGTCGTCCTCAGCCAGGACGCCGTGTACGTCGGCGGCGGCTCCATGCGCAACATGCTCGCCATCTGGCGGGCCCACGGCCTCGACGGGATCCTCCACGAGGCGTGGGAGCGCGGCATCGTGCTCGCCGGCCTGAGCGCCGGCGCGATGTGCTGGTTCGAGGGCGGCGTGACGATGTCCGGCGGCCCGCCCGAGCCCTACGAGGGCCTGGGGTTCCTCAGCGGCTCGCTGAGCGTCCACGCCGACGGCGAGCCCGCGCGCCTGCCCGTCTACCTCGAGAGCGTCAAGAGCGGGCGCCTGCCCGGCGGCTGGGCGTGCGACGACGGCGTCGGCCTGGTCCTCAAGGGCGACACCGTCGAGCGGATCGTCAGCGCGCGCCCCGGCTCGACCGCCCTGCGCGTCGACGCGGTCGGCGGCGAGCTGGTGCGCCGCCGCCACCAGCCCGAGCTGCTCGGCGTGCCGGTCGGCCCCGAGCGGGTCGTGCCCGACGACATCCGCGAGTTCCGCGCCATGCGACACCGGGGAGGGAGGTGA